A window of Mucilaginibacter robiniae genomic DNA:
TAGCAACTATTATGAAAGCTTGGCAGACGAAGTAGTTGTACTGAGCCGTAATTTAAAATCACATAGTAACAATATTAGAACAGTGATATGGAATGGACAAACTCTTGGTGATTGGACAACTGAACTTGAAAATGCTGATTTACTAATTAACTTATGCGGTAAGAATGTGAACTGCCGTTATACAGAAAAAAATAAACAAGCAATTATCAGTTCCAGAATCATACCTACAGCTTTATTGGGTAAGGCAGTTAAGCAGTTGCAACATCCTCCTAAATTGTGGATTAATGTTACCTCAGCCACCATTTACCGTCATGCTGAAGATTGTGCACAAGATGAACTAAAAGGTGAAGAAGGTACCGGATTCTCCGTTGAAGTATGCCGCCTATGGGAAAAGACCTTTTTTGAAGCTGATATGCCTCATACACGCAAAATAGCTTTACGAATGGGTATTGTATTTGGAAAAGATGATGGTGTATATCCTCGTTTGTTAAACTTGGTAAAGCTGGGTTTAGGTGGTAAACAAGGTAACGGCAGGCAGCTTGTATCTTGGATACATGAGCAAGATGTGGCACAAATAACAGAATGGCTCCTTTTGCATCCTGAACTTGCTGGCATAATCAACTGCACGGCACCTGAGGTAATTAGTAATGCTCGTGAGATGATGTTTATACGGCAGGCTTACCATCGTACCTGGGGGCTACCAGCTCCTGAGTGGCTGCTGGGGATTGGAGCATTTGTAATTCGTACTGAAACAGAATTAATTTTAAAGAGCAGATGGGTTGTGCCTCAAATATTACTAGATAGTGGTTACAAGTTTACCTATCCAACATTTAAAAAAGCAGTGGAAAGCTTGTGTTAAAGCCAGAACTTTAACACAAGCTTATTTAATCATTATTTATGGTCATGATTCCAGCCTATTTTAATTTTTCCGTTTTCATCATCCTTAGCTACTAGATGAAGTACTAATCCTTTAAAACGGCGTTGTTGTAATTCGTCTTTATCTGTTATCCCTTCGTCGTTTTTAGGGTTTCTAAGCGGAACATCAAAGGCTATATTGGTGCCACGGCTCAAGGCGTAAGTACCAGCTACATCAGCATTAATTACACTGGAGTTGATTTGCATCGGGTTGATAATAATTTTGTCGCCATGTATGTCAAACTTAGCATTCAAACTAGGTATCACTATATCCTTCATGTTACGGAAAGGGAAGGCAAACCGGCCCACACTAACCAGCGGACTATAATCAAGTAATTCAGCATTGCTTAATTTCACATTAGCTACGCCTTTAATGGAACGAGGCACCAGGTTTCCGTTGTCAGTTATACCGCCACTAATATGCGCGGTGGCAGATAAAAAGCCTTTTAAATTTTGATAAGTAATACCGCTTAAGCCAAAATTGTCAAATGAACGAAAGAAATCGCGGACGTTAACCCTGTTAACGGTTGTGTTGATGTTAAAGCGGTTTAGGTTATCGCCTTGAATTAACCGGCCATTTAGTTCAAGTGAACCACCTGCATGTTGTACGCCCATATCTTTAATCAGGATACCGTCGGATACAGTTACCAATTCGGCATGTGCATTAGTAGCCAAAAAGTTCTTGTAAAAGAGCCTATCTATTTGAATGTGCATCACTGCATTGCCTTTATCCAAAACATCACCTAATTGATCAATAATATTATTGCTTGTGCGTTTATGAACTACTTTACTCACGTGTTTTTTGGCACTCAAAAAACCTAAAAACTCAGCCAGGTGTATTTGCGGACTATGTACTTGCCAGGTTAATAAAACTTTTTCCGGTGCATCATAATAGAAGTTCAGGAAGTTACTTACCCGGCCTTCCATAGTTAAACTGCTATGTCCGCTTTGCAATTTAATATTACTTAATATCAAGTCGTTACCGGCAAAGCGCATAGATAATGAGGTATGTGTTAATGCCAAGTTTCTTGGAACGTAAGTAAAGCTTGCATCCTTAATATTGATATCACCGCTCACTACAGGTTTTTTTAAGCGAAAATCGATAATATCAGCTTTATAGTGCAGCTGCAAACTAGCTGTACCTGCACCAAACTTTGCAATATCATCGCCAGCTAAACCATTCAAATTAGATATAGGAAAACTGGATTTTATATTACCTACGGCGATAGGTTTATGTAAATTGATGATAGAACCTGTATCAATACTAAAAGGCAAATTGTTGTATTTACCTGTTAAATGATAAAGCTTAATAGCCGAATTTTCATCATTCAGCCCTTTGCCATTTTGGTAATTGTTCGTGAAAACACCGGTAAAGCTGCAATTATTAATTACACCACCCGGTGTAGTTACGGTATTATTAACTACGTTACCGGTAACATTCAACAACGGATCTCCGCCACCAAAACTACCGGCTATTTGGGCTTTAACCGCTATAGGCTTTGCCAGATTAAACTTGTTCAGCGTTTGGGTAATATTAGCAGCCAAAAGCGATGCTGCATGTTTCCAAAGTATTTGATTAGCTGCTACACGGATATCAAAGTTAACTGGTTTACCACCTGTCTTAAATATAGCGTTAATAGCAAACTGATCATTGCCTATAGATAGGGCGTCAGATACTACACTGATTTTTTTTGTATCTTCATTATAGCCGGCAATCAATCTTCCGGCAATGAACTCACCTTTAATAAAGGCACCATTGTCTGTATTGAAGGCTAAACTTTGCGCTTGCACTTTTAATTGCAAGTCGGCGTGCCACCCCGAATCAGGGTAAGTCATTTTACCTTCCAGATTGTTAATATCAAAAGCGAACAGCTTGTTCTTTTTTTGATTGTTTAGGGCAAAGCTTACATTATTTAAGCTAATTTTACCAAATTCTGCAGATGAGCTGCTATTATCGTTCGACTTGTCTTTTGGTTTATTCTTCTTTTTAAATAGATCTGTATTACTGTAACCAGTACTGTCGGTATACAAATCAATAGCGGCATTGCTAATATCAATATGATTGACACTGATAGCACCCCTAAGTAACGCTGCGGTATTTACACCTACATTAAAGTTCTTTGCATCTAATAAAGTATGATGATGCTCTGGCCATCTTTTATCACGAACTAATACATTTTTCAAGGTCAATGACACATTGGGAAATCCTTGAAAAAAGGAAGGTTGCATGTCGCCAATGGTAATGGTGCCATTTAGATTTTTGTTTAGCTCCTGGTTAACTAATGCCAGTACTTTCTTTTTATTAAACGTAATATATAAAGTAAGCGAAAGGGTAATCAAAACAATTACACCAACTAGTACAGCTAATATTTTAAGAATAGTTTTTAACCATTTAGGCATAAGGAGTATTTTATGGGTAAATAGTTTAAAGTAGAAATTTGTTTTGTTAGCAACGTAACGATTTGATTTTATAGATTGCTTATAATTAAGTATTTAAGCCATGTATATTGAATTATTGGAAAATAAATTTACCTAAAGTAAATAATAGACCAATTATAATACTTACCTTGCATACTTATTAATAAAATATAATGCAAAAAGAAGGAACAGTAAAGTTTTTCAATACCGAAAAAGGTTTTGGATTCATCTCTCAGAGTGATAACAGAAGTGATATTTTTGTACACTCTACTGGCCTCATCGACCAAATTCGTGAAAACGATAAAGTACAGTTTGATGTAGAAGAAGGCAGAAAAGGCCTTAACGCGGTAAATGTAAAAGTAATTTAATTAGTACTATAAAATTAATCGTAAAGCACCTGCCTGTATAAGGCAGGTGCTTTTTGTTTCTATAAATTTTGTTAACCTGAAAATTTATAATATGGCGAAATCACAAGCAACATACATGAAGAAACAGCTTGAAAAAAACAAGCAAAAGAAGAAAGAAGATAAAGCACAACGAAAACAGGAACGTAAGCAAAACTCATCCGGTGGCGATCTGGAAAATATGATTGCGTATGTAAATGAGTTTGGTGAAATCAGTTCAACACCGCCTGATACTACAAATACCAATTAGGGTAAAAAATAATCAATAAAAAGCTGCTTCGTTAAAAGCAGCTTTTTGTATTTCCGGATATATTTCTGTCAATTTCAGATATAATAGGCAAGGTAAATTCCTTTATTTACTTTTGACTATTCTCCAAAAGCATCAAGCAACTTCTGGCATGAAATTTGATCAACATACGCCTTTAGATATATTTCTGAACATGCTCTTTGAGCGCTATGCAGCCAAGGTTCCGGCCGTTAAAAGAATAACTAGCGCCTTAATAGAAAATGGTGTAGTAAACTCGCAGCAGGAAATTGTAAATGACCATATTGCTTTCCGTACTTTGGGCGTACCTAACTTAGGTATTGCATCATTTGAAAAGATATTCCTGCATCATGGCTATCAAAAGCGTGATTACTACTATTTTGAAGGCAAAAAGCTGAATGCTTACTGGTATGCACCACCTTCACCAGTATATCCGCGCATTTTTATTAGCGAATTAATTGTTGATACCCTTTCAGAAGCTGCACAGCAAATTATACATCAGTACACGAAAGGTACTCACACTGATCCGGTAGATCGGCTGGATTTAGATAATGGGCAGCAAGTGGGAGAGTTCTTTCACCAAGCTCTTTGGCAATTACCCACCAAGCAGGATTATGAAACACTGCTTGCAGAAAGTGAATATGCTGCCTGGGTTATTTACAACCGTTACTATTTAAACCATTATACCATAAGCGTGCACTCTTTAAAAGAAGGCTACAATATGCTAGCCGAGTTTGATGCGTTTGTAGAAAGCTTAGGCATTAAGCTGAATAATGCTGGCGGCATCATGAAAGTAAGCGAAGACGGATTGTTGCGCCAAAGCAGCACTGTAGCCGAAATGCAGAATGCCACCTTTGCCGATGGCGAAACCATGCCGATAGCTGGCAGCTATGTAGAATTTGCAGAAAGATTAGTTTTACCTGAATACCAGCATCTGCCATTAACGGATATTAAAGCGGAGCACAGAAGAGATGGGTTTGAAACCAATAACGCAGATAAAATTTTTGAAAGCACTTACACCGGCCAAACTAAAGCCTGATGTAATAGAACAACAGTTGCAGTTGTTGGCCGAGCAATTGAAAGGTGAACTGCATACGGGTTCAACTATGCGTATTTTATACGCTACTGATGCTTCTGCTTATGCTGAAATGCCGCTGGCTGTAGCTATCCCGCGTTCAGTAGAGGATATTAAGCTGCTTATAAACTTTGCTCAAAAGGAAGGCACCTCTTTAATACCTCGAACTGCAGGTACGTCACTTGCCGGGCAGGTGGTCGGTAATGGAATCGTAGTCGATGTATCCAAACACTTTAAACAGATATTGGAACTAAACACTACCGAAAGATGGGTACGTGTGCAACCGGGCGTAGTCCGCGATGAGTTGAATTTATTTTTGAAGCCTAACGGCTTACTTTTTGGTCCTGAAACATCCACTGCTAACCGCGCCATGATTGGCGGTATGGTAGGTAATAACTCGTGTGGCTCCAACTCCTTAGTTTACCGGAGCACACGCGAACATACATTAGAAATAAAAGCCATATTGAGCGATGGTTCGGAAGCAGAGTTCAAGGTACTCAGCTTTGATGATTTCATTAATAAATGTTCAGGCTCATCGTTAGAATCAGCTATCTATCGATCTATTCGAAGCCAGTTAAGCAATTATGAAAACCAGGTAGAAATCAGAGCAAACTTTCCGAAGAAAAGTATAGAACGCCGCAATACCGGCTATGCTGTTGATGTTCTGTTAGAAACAGCACCCTTTACGGCAGGCGGTGAAGAGTTTGATTTTTGCAAGTTACTGGCCGGTTCGGAAGGCACGCTGGCTTTCATTACCGAAATCAAATTAAACTTGATGCCTTTACCGCCCAAGGAAGCAGGTTTACTTTGTGTACATTTCAACAGTATCGATGAAGCTTTACGTGCTAATTTGATTGCGCTAAAGTATAACCCAAGTGCGAGTGAGCTAATTGACCATTACATACTGGAATGTACAAAAGACAATTTAGAACAACGGCAAAACCGCTTTTTTGTACAGGGAGATCCGGGAGCTATTCTAGTAGTTGAATATGCCCGGCACACGCGCGAAGAGGTGATTAACATAGCCACGCAAGTAGAAAATGAAATGCGCTCAGGTGGTTTAGGTTACCACTTTCCTTTATTATTTGGTGCTGATACCAAACGGATATGGAACTTACGTAAAGCCGGACTAGGCTTACTCAGCAACTTGCCGGGGGATGATAAAGCTGTACCGGTAATTGAGGATACCGCTGTAGATGTACAGGATTTGCCAGCCTACATTCGAGATTTCAACAAGATTTTAGAAAAGCATGGCTTGTACTCAGTGCATTATGCACATGCTGGTTCGGGCGAAATACATTTACGTCCCATCATTAACTTGAAAACGGTTGAAGGTAATCAGCTATTTCGCACCATTGCGCAGGAGATTGCTGTATTGGTTAAAAGATATAATGGTTCATTAAGTGGTGAGCATGGCGATGGCCGTTTGCGGGGCGAGTTTATTGAACAAATGATTGGTTCTAAAAACTACCAGCTGCTCAAAGAAATCAAACACACCTGGGATCCGAAACATATTTTTAACCCCGGTAAAATTGTAGATACGCCACCTATGAATACCATGCTGCGCTATACGCCAGGCCAGCAAACACCATCATTTAAAACGGTGTTTCGGTACCCAAACCAGGATGTACTACAACATGCTGAACAGTGTAATGGTTCGGGCGATTGCCGCAAGTCGCACTTGATGGGCGGAACCATGTGCCCGTCGTACATGGCAACCCGAAATGAAAAAGATACTACCCGTGCACGAGCTAATATCCTACGAACGTTCCTGACCCATTCGGATAAGCTAAATCGATTTAACCATGAGGAAATTAAGGAAGTCATGGATTTATGCATCAGCTGCAAAGGCTGTAAGTCCGAATGTCCTTCCAACGTGGATATGGCAAAACTAAAAGCCGAATTCTTGCAGCAATATCAGGATGCAAATGGGGTACCGTTCCGGTCGAAGCTGATTGCCAACTACACCAAATCTGCTCAAATAGGAGCTTGGATGCCAGGGTTGTATAATTTAGTAATGACAGGTAAAGCTACCAGTAACTTGATTAAAAGAATAGCCGGCTTTGCTCCAGAACGATCTATACCTAAGCTACATCAGTTTACCTTAAAGCGCTGGTTTGATAAACGCAAGGGTAGTAACTCCTATGCCACGGATAATTTGAAAGCTAAAGGTAAGGTTTACTTTTTCTGTGATGAATTTACTAATTACCAGGATACTGAAATTGGTATGAAAGCTATATTGCTTCTGGAACGATTAAGTTATGAGGTCATCATTCCAGAACATTTAGAAAGTGGCAGAGCCTCGTTATCCAAAGGGTTACTACGTTCAGCTAAGAAAATTGCTCAACAAAATGTAGCTCTGCTAAGCCCAATTATTTCTGAAAGCACACCATTGATTGGTTTAGAGCCTTCTGCTATATTAACATTCAGGGATGAGTACGTAGATTTAGTAGATGACGATCAATTGCAAGCTGCTCAGCAGTTAGCCAGACATTCTTACTTGATTGATGAGTTTTTATCACAAGAGTTCAAAAAAGGCAACATCACCAAAGCACAATTTACGCAAGAGAAAAAGTTAATTCAGTTGCATGGGCATTGTCAGCAAAAAGCATGGTCGGCTCAGGGAGCTTCTCAGGTCATACTCTCACTGCCGGAAAATTATGAAGTACAAACTATCCCGTCTGGTTGTTGTGGCATGGCCGGTTCCTTCGGGTATGAAAAGGAGCACTATGCCATTTCTATGCAAATTGCCGAGTTGGTGCTTTTGCCCACTATTCGCGAGCAGGGTGATGATGTTATTATAGCAGCAACCGGAACCAGTTGCCGCCACCAGATTAAAGACGGAATTGGCCGGAAAGCTTTACATCCGGTTGAAGTGTTGTATGATGCTTTGATTGACTAAATTGCTTTTCACCTGAAACGAAGACGCCAACAGTTCGTTACCTTTATAGTTTCCACGTAGCTTTATACTCAGATACAATAAAATGGAATTAGGAATTAGTACATTCGGAGAAGTAACGCCTGATGGGGTTGCCGGTAGAGCCGTACATGCTCATCAGCGTGTACAAGAGTTGTTAGAAGAAGTAAAACTTGCCGATGAAGTTGGCTTGGACGTATTTGCTTTTGGCGAACACCACCGCCCTGACTTTGTGATTTCGGCTCCTGAAATTTTTATGGCTGCTGCTGCTGCTGTTACTAAAAATATTAAGCTCTCCAGCTCTGTTACTGTACTAAGTTCTACTGATCCGGTACGGACCTTCCAAAATTTTGCCACTGTTGATTTGATTTCCGGCGGCAGAGCAGAAATGATTGCAGGACGAGGCTCATTCATCGAATCTTTTCCTTTATTCGGTTACAATCTGGATGATTATGATGAATTGTTTACTGAAAAACTTGCCCTGTTATTACAAATTAACCAGCAGGAAGTGGTGAACTGGCAAGGTAAGTTCCGGGCACCCATACCTAACAGAGGTATTTATCCAAGACCCTATCAGGAAGCTATACCAGTATGGTTGGGCGTAGGTGGTACACCAGCATCAGCAATCCGCACCGGTAAACTGGGTTTGCCCATGATGATTGCCATTTTGTGTAGTTCGCCTCAGCAGTTCATATCCTTTGTAGAACTCTACCGTGAATCAGCACAAAAGGCAGGTCATGATGTAAATCAATTACAATTGGGTATCAGTTCGCAATTCTTAGTAGCCGAAACTTCAGCCCAAGCTGTTGATGCGTTTTACCCATCTTACGAAGCCTTGATGAATCGGGTAGGGCGCGATCGTGGATGGTCGCCCATGACACGGCATCAGTTTGAGTCGTTACGCAAATTTGGTCCGTTGGTAGTAGGCGATGTGCAATTAGCTATAGACAAGATTATGGAACAATATGAAATGTTTCATAACACCCGCTTTTTAGCCCAGCTGGTTACCGGTTTAACACCGCATAAAGATGTATTAAAAGCAATTGAATTATTGGGCACCAAAATAGCGCCAGTGGTGAGGAAAGAAACAGGTTTGTCTAAACCTACCGAATAGAAACTTCTAAGAATAATTTTCATTATAAATTAAGTTCCGGTAAGCGAGTAATGTTGCGTATTAAGGCAATGAACAAGATGGTATACACCATCTTCATGCTTTAAAACTTCATATCTAAGTGCCAGTTGATCGCCAATTTCTGCGCTTCTTTTCTAGTTAATTGTATAACAGCCGGATGTTTCGGGATAGAAAAATTTGTAGCCTTCATAATACCCTCATTAAAATGCCCCAGATTAGTGAAGTTAATAAAGTCTGAAGTTTCACTGAAGCCGAAATTGTTAGGGCGTATACTGTAAATGTCGTAAATCAGCACCCATTTGTTTTGGCCTATTCGCTTATAAATGGTGGGTGCTTCGCATCCGCCTTTTTCTGGATCATACCATTTAGCGTCATACTTGTAGCCTGTATTTACAGAATCAGATATGGCTTGCTTAATACCGGCAGTACCATCATGTGAGCAGTAAAACATATGGTATTGATTACCTACTTTGGTGATATCCGCATCAATGTATGGAACGC
This region includes:
- a CDS encoding TIGR01777 family oxidoreductase codes for the protein MKKYHKIILAGGNGYLGTVLSNYYESLADEVVVLSRNLKSHSNNIRTVIWNGQTLGDWTTELENADLLINLCGKNVNCRYTEKNKQAIISSRIIPTALLGKAVKQLQHPPKLWINVTSATIYRHAEDCAQDELKGEEGTGFSVEVCRLWEKTFFEADMPHTRKIALRMGIVFGKDDGVYPRLLNLVKLGLGGKQGNGRQLVSWIHEQDVAQITEWLLLHPELAGIINCTAPEVISNAREMMFIRQAYHRTWGLPAPEWLLGIGAFVIRTETELILKSRWVVPQILLDSGYKFTYPTFKKAVESLC
- a CDS encoding AsmA family protein, which translates into the protein MPKWLKTILKILAVLVGVIVLITLSLTLYITFNKKKVLALVNQELNKNLNGTITIGDMQPSFFQGFPNVSLTLKNVLVRDKRWPEHHHTLLDAKNFNVGVNTAALLRGAISVNHIDISNAAIDLYTDSTGYSNTDLFKKKNKPKDKSNDNSSSSAEFGKISLNNVSFALNNQKKNKLFAFDINNLEGKMTYPDSGWHADLQLKVQAQSLAFNTDNGAFIKGEFIAGRLIAGYNEDTKKISVVSDALSIGNDQFAINAIFKTGGKPVNFDIRVAANQILWKHAASLLAANITQTLNKFNLAKPIAVKAQIAGSFGGGDPLLNVTGNVVNNTVTTPGGVINNCSFTGVFTNNYQNGKGLNDENSAIKLYHLTGKYNNLPFSIDTGSIINLHKPIAVGNIKSSFPISNLNGLAGDDIAKFGAGTASLQLHYKADIIDFRLKKPVVSGDINIKDASFTYVPRNLALTHTSLSMRFAGNDLILSNIKLQSGHSSLTMEGRVSNFLNFYYDAPEKVLLTWQVHSPQIHLAEFLGFLSAKKHVSKVVHKRTSNNIIDQLGDVLDKGNAVMHIQIDRLFYKNFLATNAHAELVTVSDGILIKDMGVQHAGGSLELNGRLIQGDNLNRFNINTTVNRVNVRDFFRSFDNFGLSGITYQNLKGFLSATAHISGGITDNGNLVPRSIKGVANVKLSNAELLDYSPLVSVGRFAFPFRNMKDIVIPSLNAKFDIHGDKIIINPMQINSSVINADVAGTYALSRGTNIAFDVPLRNPKNDEGITDKDELQQRRFKGLVLHLVAKDDENGKIKIGWNHDHK
- a CDS encoding cold-shock protein codes for the protein MQKEGTVKFFNTEKGFGFISQSDNRSDIFVHSTGLIDQIRENDKVQFDVEEGRKGLNAVNVKVI
- a CDS encoding DUF1338 domain-containing protein, with amino-acid sequence MKFDQHTPLDIFLNMLFERYAAKVPAVKRITSALIENGVVNSQQEIVNDHIAFRTLGVPNLGIASFEKIFLHHGYQKRDYYYFEGKKLNAYWYAPPSPVYPRIFISELIVDTLSEAAQQIIHQYTKGTHTDPVDRLDLDNGQQVGEFFHQALWQLPTKQDYETLLAESEYAAWVIYNRYYLNHYTISVHSLKEGYNMLAEFDAFVESLGIKLNNAGGIMKVSEDGLLRQSSTVAEMQNATFADGETMPIAGSYVEFAERLVLPEYQHLPLTDIKAEHRRDGFETNNADKIFESTYTGQTKA
- a CDS encoding FAD-binding and (Fe-S)-binding domain-containing protein, with translation MEQQLQLLAEQLKGELHTGSTMRILYATDASAYAEMPLAVAIPRSVEDIKLLINFAQKEGTSLIPRTAGTSLAGQVVGNGIVVDVSKHFKQILELNTTERWVRVQPGVVRDELNLFLKPNGLLFGPETSTANRAMIGGMVGNNSCGSNSLVYRSTREHTLEIKAILSDGSEAEFKVLSFDDFINKCSGSSLESAIYRSIRSQLSNYENQVEIRANFPKKSIERRNTGYAVDVLLETAPFTAGGEEFDFCKLLAGSEGTLAFITEIKLNLMPLPPKEAGLLCVHFNSIDEALRANLIALKYNPSASELIDHYILECTKDNLEQRQNRFFVQGDPGAILVVEYARHTREEVINIATQVENEMRSGGLGYHFPLLFGADTKRIWNLRKAGLGLLSNLPGDDKAVPVIEDTAVDVQDLPAYIRDFNKILEKHGLYSVHYAHAGSGEIHLRPIINLKTVEGNQLFRTIAQEIAVLVKRYNGSLSGEHGDGRLRGEFIEQMIGSKNYQLLKEIKHTWDPKHIFNPGKIVDTPPMNTMLRYTPGQQTPSFKTVFRYPNQDVLQHAEQCNGSGDCRKSHLMGGTMCPSYMATRNEKDTTRARANILRTFLTHSDKLNRFNHEEIKEVMDLCISCKGCKSECPSNVDMAKLKAEFLQQYQDANGVPFRSKLIANYTKSAQIGAWMPGLYNLVMTGKATSNLIKRIAGFAPERSIPKLHQFTLKRWFDKRKGSNSYATDNLKAKGKVYFFCDEFTNYQDTEIGMKAILLLERLSYEVIIPEHLESGRASLSKGLLRSAKKIAQQNVALLSPIISESTPLIGLEPSAILTFRDEYVDLVDDDQLQAAQQLARHSYLIDEFLSQEFKKGNITKAQFTQEKKLIQLHGHCQQKAWSAQGASQVILSLPENYEVQTIPSGCCGMAGSFGYEKEHYAISMQIAELVLLPTIREQGDDVIIAATGTSCRHQIKDGIGRKALHPVEVLYDALID
- a CDS encoding LLM class flavin-dependent oxidoreductase, which produces MELGISTFGEVTPDGVAGRAVHAHQRVQELLEEVKLADEVGLDVFAFGEHHRPDFVISAPEIFMAAAAAVTKNIKLSSSVTVLSSTDPVRTFQNFATVDLISGGRAEMIAGRGSFIESFPLFGYNLDDYDELFTEKLALLLQINQQEVVNWQGKFRAPIPNRGIYPRPYQEAIPVWLGVGGTPASAIRTGKLGLPMMIAILCSSPQQFISFVELYRESAQKAGHDVNQLQLGISSQFLVAETSAQAVDAFYPSYEALMNRVGRDRGWSPMTRHQFESLRKFGPLVVGDVQLAIDKIMEQYEMFHNTRFLAQLVTGLTPHKDVLKAIELLGTKIAPVVRKETGLSKPTE
- a CDS encoding glycoside hydrolase family protein; this encodes MLYFTMRFGSGKEKVYYTYMNKDFTSMETLPKSLFEYPNGVPYIDADITKVGNQYHMFYCSHDGTAGIKQAISDSVNTGYKYDAKWYDPEKGGCEAPTIYKRIGQNKWVLIYDIYSIRPNNFGFSETSDFINFTNLGHFNEGIMKATNFSIPKHPAVIQLTRKEAQKLAINWHLDMKF